In Caproicibacterium amylolyticum, a genomic segment contains:
- a CDS encoding lytic transglycosylase domain-containing protein, whose protein sequence is MEIYFDPRLMTASRTSGSAAAASGTSAVSSQPSFQNVLSRTASAASVSAPSTLESIFAKASQKYGVPENLLKAVAKAESDFQANCVSSAGASGIMQLMPETAKEYGITDIFDPEQNIMGGAQELAANLKRYNGDIKLTLAGYNAGCGNVAKYGGIPPFAETQNYVKKVMSYMGQDIQVPNTTYQAASASAGTSGVDTSGLANLLSAGSASGTSTADNTDFTYQDYQMFVGLIVNALKNGWDSDSSENSRSSYWYR, encoded by the coding sequence ATGGAAATATACTTTGATCCCAGGCTGATGACAGCATCACGAACATCAGGCTCTGCTGCAGCGGCTTCCGGAACTTCGGCAGTTTCCTCACAGCCGTCTTTTCAAAATGTGCTTAGCCGTACGGCTTCCGCGGCATCCGTTTCTGCACCCAGCACACTGGAAAGTATTTTTGCAAAGGCTTCACAGAAATACGGTGTACCGGAAAATTTGCTGAAGGCTGTTGCAAAGGCGGAATCTGATTTTCAAGCGAATTGTGTTTCTTCTGCAGGTGCTTCCGGCATTATGCAGTTAATGCCGGAAACGGCAAAAGAATATGGCATTACGGATATATTTGACCCAGAGCAAAATATCATGGGTGGTGCGCAGGAGCTTGCAGCCAACTTGAAGCGCTACAATGGTGATATTAAATTGACTTTGGCAGGTTACAACGCTGGCTGCGGCAATGTTGCAAAATATGGTGGTATACCGCCGTTTGCAGAAACGCAGAACTATGTCAAAAAAGTTATGAGTTACATGGGGCAGGATATTCAAGTGCCGAATACAACTTATCAAGCCGCATCTGCTTCTGCAGGTACAAGTGGTGTGGATACTTCCGGCCTTGCAAATCTGCTTTCCGCCGGTTCTGCTTCCGGTACATCAACCGCAGACAATACAGACTTTACATATCAGGATTATCAGATGTTTGTTGGTCTGATTGTAAACGCACTGAAAAACGGATGGGATTCTGACAGTTCAGAAAATTCCAGAAGCAGTTATTGGTATCGCTAA